The following coding sequences lie in one Erwinia amylovora genomic window:
- the tssG gene encoding type VI secretion system baseplate subunit TssG: protein MERNSQPARTGLTLALNKDIWRANFYRFCQLLEQENPDSPRLGATSHPGSDPVRFRPWPGMGFPVSTLKTVETDEDHPELPPTVRTTFLGMYGVDSPLPSSYLDDIAQRREGHEAVSSFLDIFSHRITTQYYRIWRKYAYPATFEAGGRDATSQCLLGLVGLGIPGTAEQVTTPISRFLALLGTMRLPTRNAEGIRALVRLLAPDTRATLIQPDSVRVHINNRSGLGAGNRVRLSQRATLGKTAKEACSRVLVVLETENPQEAEGWLPGGHMHTDLLALMRVYLGYRSAARLRLTVPVRLLPEPRLGNSRRIQLGRTGLAGLKDGKLSIDRQTLTVSLGCYEGLQCASLPPAEDGHYRFK from the coding sequence ATGGAACGAAATTCACAGCCAGCACGTACCGGGCTGACGTTAGCCCTCAATAAAGACATCTGGCGGGCCAACTTTTACCGCTTTTGCCAGCTGCTGGAGCAGGAAAACCCGGATTCACCCAGGCTGGGGGCGACCAGCCATCCGGGCAGCGATCCGGTACGGTTCAGGCCGTGGCCGGGGATGGGTTTTCCGGTCAGTACCCTGAAAACCGTGGAGACCGACGAAGACCATCCCGAACTTCCTCCGACCGTACGCACCACTTTTTTGGGCATGTACGGCGTGGATTCACCGCTACCCAGTTCGTATCTGGATGATATTGCACAGCGGCGGGAAGGACATGAGGCAGTTAGCTCATTTCTGGATATCTTCAGCCACCGTATCACCACCCAGTATTACCGTATCTGGCGCAAATATGCCTACCCGGCCACTTTTGAAGCTGGCGGCCGTGACGCCACCTCACAGTGTCTGCTGGGGCTGGTGGGGCTGGGTATTCCGGGCACGGCTGAACAAGTGACCACCCCCATCTCGCGTTTTCTGGCGTTGCTGGGCACCATGCGTTTACCTACCCGCAACGCCGAGGGGATACGCGCCCTGGTCCGTCTGCTGGCGCCTGATACGCGGGCCACCCTCATCCAGCCCGATTCGGTCAGGGTCCATATCAACAACCGCAGCGGTCTGGGGGCGGGGAACCGCGTCCGGCTGTCGCAGCGGGCCACGCTGGGTAAGACCGCTAAAGAAGCCTGCAGCAGGGTGCTGGTGGTGCTGGAGACTGAAAATCCGCAGGAGGCAGAAGGCTGGTTACCGGGGGGTCACATGCACACCGACCTGCTGGCGCTGATGCGCGTCTATCTGGGATATCGCAGCGCTGCCCGGCTGCGCCTTACCGTACCGGTGCGGTTGCTGCCCGAACCCCGACTGGGTAACAGCAGACGCATACAGCTGGGGCGAACTGGGCTGGCCGGTCTTAAAGACGGCAAACTCAGTATTGATCGGCAAACCCTGACGGTCAGCCTGGGCTGCTATGAGGGGCTGCAATGTGCTTCATTGCCTCCGGCTGAAGATGGCCATTACCGCTTTAAATAA
- the tssF gene encoding type VI secretion system baseplate subunit TssF: protein MDDLTLRYFDAEMRYLREAGKEFAHAHPDRAAMLNLDKPGARDPYVERLFEGFAFLMGRLREKLDDDLPELTEGLVSLLWPHYMRTIPSLAIVEFSPDWHRLRQSECLSEGFSVLSRPVGPHQTACQYRTTRDLLLQPLHLADARLHTETDGRSAIRLRFECTEKVDWSKAGADKVAIFLNAESPLSSALHLALTRRVHAMYARHVATGTERRRFDGWCKPMGFDDHDGLWQKADSAFSGYQLLLEYFSFRPKFMFIELRGLETVGLNSASRWFEIDIVLTEAWSSDLPFTSENFRLHCAPVINLFTLEADPLTLNPLDNEYLLRPLRLQDGHTEIYSVDNIHGAVKHGKHPYVPFTSFRHRGGMMRHDAPERYYHTRVKRGVSGLYNTWLILGGRSFELDQLSEKPESLSMRITATNGQLPRKALESTLLDRVVKAGKVPVKVLNVSAPTLPLYPPANDRFHWRVMSHLGSNFLSMMDNPEVLRGTLALYDWSNDEINRRRLEAIVAVKHTLIRRFEKGFMLRGVDIEVTLNADNFAGEGDVNLFGEMLHRFFGLYADIHLFNQLTLLLQPTGKRLRWNEIHSQHVPG, encoded by the coding sequence ATGGATGATTTAACGCTGCGCTACTTTGACGCAGAAATGCGCTACTTGCGGGAGGCCGGTAAAGAGTTTGCCCACGCTCACCCGGACCGGGCGGCAATGCTTAACCTGGATAAACCCGGCGCGCGCGACCCGTACGTCGAACGCCTGTTTGAAGGTTTCGCCTTTCTGATGGGGCGTCTGCGTGAAAAACTTGATGATGACCTGCCAGAGTTGACTGAAGGCTTAGTCAGCCTGTTGTGGCCGCATTACATGCGCACCATTCCGTCGCTGGCCATCGTGGAGTTTTCCCCCGACTGGCACCGTCTTCGCCAGTCTGAGTGTCTGTCGGAGGGTTTTTCTGTCCTGTCCCGTCCCGTGGGGCCGCATCAAACTGCCTGCCAGTACCGGACCACCCGTGACCTCCTGCTGCAGCCGCTGCATCTGGCGGATGCGCGCCTGCACACCGAAACCGATGGTCGCTCTGCAATCCGTTTGCGTTTTGAGTGCACGGAGAAAGTGGACTGGAGCAAAGCCGGGGCAGACAAGGTCGCCATTTTTCTCAATGCCGAAAGCCCGCTCAGCTCGGCACTGCATCTGGCATTGACCCGCCGGGTTCACGCCATGTATGCCCGACATGTAGCTACCGGTACTGAACGCCGCAGGTTTGATGGCTGGTGTAAACCCATGGGTTTTGATGACCATGACGGGCTGTGGCAGAAGGCCGATTCCGCCTTCAGCGGTTATCAGCTGTTGCTGGAATACTTCAGTTTCCGGCCGAAGTTTATGTTTATTGAGCTGCGCGGTCTTGAGACCGTTGGGCTTAACTCTGCCAGCCGCTGGTTTGAAATCGATATCGTTCTGACGGAGGCCTGGTCATCCGACTTACCGTTTACAAGCGAGAACTTCCGCCTGCACTGTGCGCCGGTGATTAACCTCTTTACCCTCGAAGCCGATCCGCTGACGCTTAACCCGCTGGACAATGAATATCTGCTGCGCCCGCTGCGTCTGCAGGACGGCCATACCGAAATCTACAGCGTGGATAACATCCACGGCGCGGTGAAACACGGCAAGCACCCGTACGTACCTTTTACCAGCTTCCGCCACCGGGGCGGCATGATGCGCCATGATGCGCCCGAACGCTACTATCATACCCGTGTAAAGCGCGGTGTATCCGGTCTGTATAACACCTGGCTTATTCTTGGCGGGCGCTCTTTCGAGCTTGACCAGCTCTCTGAGAAACCTGAGTCGCTCTCCATGCGTATCACCGCAACCAACGGCCAGCTACCGCGTAAGGCGCTGGAAAGCACCCTGCTGGACCGGGTGGTCAAGGCAGGCAAAGTACCGGTTAAGGTGCTGAACGTCTCGGCACCAACGCTGCCGCTGTACCCGCCTGCAAACGATCGTTTCCACTGGCGGGTAATGAGCCACCTTGGATCGAATTTCCTTAGCATGATGGACAATCCGGAAGTGCTGCGCGGAACCCTGGCGCTGTACGACTGGAGCAATGATGAGATTAACCGCCGGCGTCTGGAGGCGATCGTTGCGGTAAAACACACGCTCATTCGCCGCTTTGAGAAAGGCTTTATGCTGCGCGGCGTGGATATCGAGGTCACGCTGAATGCGGATAACTTCGCGGGCGAGGGGGATGTGAATCTCTTCGGCGAGATGCTGCATCGCTTCTTCGGGCTGTATGCGGATATTCACCTATTCAATCAGCTTACGCTGTTGCTGCAACCGACAGGGAAACGACTGCGATGGAACGAAATTCACAGCCAGCACGTACCGGGCTGA
- the tssA gene encoding type VI secretion system protein TssA produces MSSPEALLSACTTDKKEQQHLLSRASEALSLWDNWLRPLGPEQGAGDDPAYDDNFQLMREEINKLSGTDAQLLCELAEKCLCESAKDIRVVTWYIQARLSREGEKGLAEGLLLLAAMLSHYGKRCHPQRPNARKAALEWLNSGKVLDALSLWPEADRNDAGLTAGAVTLLASAIADWPDSEKPSFAGLCIALENRLARSGGMEALIPQNSGAREVGRAFVLSDSPLLSAVKSGRDLLDQARLLARWLGEQPQGWLASHRLMKTVRWDTVDQVPPLDNSGRTRLVPPKAEYRAQLKRFYLQKNWTELVEQASQMFCEGVNHFWLDLQWYLWQGLSHGGQPWETWADSVLLDLRLFLQRLPGLDLLAWSDGTPFADEVTQGWIAGKVNEDERVFHDDAATVANSQADDVLSLEAEAMEKGDSESPEAAIAWLQIRPGAETPRQRWLMRLLMARVAEQYGRNDMALHLLGELTASAPRLTLVDWEPALLFEVQARRLKLLRMKAGRSAAEKALMMPEMDTLLAGLIAIDPARAMVLCG; encoded by the coding sequence ATGAGTTCGCCAGAAGCGTTGTTATCAGCCTGCACCACAGACAAGAAAGAGCAGCAGCATCTTCTCTCGCGGGCATCTGAAGCCCTGTCACTTTGGGATAACTGGTTACGTCCTCTCGGCCCGGAACAGGGAGCCGGAGACGATCCGGCCTATGATGATAACTTCCAACTGATGCGCGAAGAAATCAACAAACTTTCCGGTACCGATGCGCAACTGCTGTGTGAGCTGGCGGAAAAATGCCTGTGCGAGAGCGCCAAAGATATCCGGGTAGTGACCTGGTACATTCAGGCCCGTCTGAGCCGTGAGGGCGAGAAAGGGCTGGCGGAGGGCTTATTGCTGTTGGCTGCCATGCTGTCCCATTACGGAAAACGGTGCCATCCACAGCGCCCCAACGCCCGCAAGGCTGCGCTGGAGTGGCTGAACAGTGGCAAAGTGCTCGACGCACTGTCGCTATGGCCGGAGGCGGACCGCAACGACGCGGGCCTGACTGCCGGAGCCGTTACTCTGCTTGCTTCCGCTATTGCTGACTGGCCGGATAGCGAAAAACCATCCTTTGCAGGACTCTGTATCGCACTGGAAAATCGCCTGGCACGTTCAGGAGGCATGGAGGCATTGATTCCCCAAAACAGTGGTGCCCGGGAAGTGGGTCGCGCATTCGTCCTTTCCGATTCACCACTGTTGTCTGCCGTGAAGTCCGGTCGCGACTTGCTTGACCAGGCCAGGTTGCTTGCCCGCTGGCTGGGCGAGCAACCCCAGGGCTGGCTCGCCTCGCACCGACTAATGAAAACCGTGCGCTGGGACACGGTCGATCAGGTCCCGCCGCTGGACAACAGTGGACGGACCCGGCTGGTGCCGCCCAAAGCGGAATACCGTGCGCAGTTAAAGCGCTTTTATCTGCAGAAAAACTGGACTGAGCTGGTGGAGCAGGCCAGCCAGATGTTCTGCGAAGGGGTTAACCACTTCTGGCTCGATCTCCAGTGGTATCTCTGGCAGGGACTCAGTCACGGCGGTCAGCCGTGGGAAACCTGGGCTGATTCTGTCCTGCTGGATTTGCGACTGTTCCTGCAACGTCTGCCCGGGCTGGATCTGCTTGCCTGGAGCGATGGCACCCCGTTTGCCGATGAGGTTACACAGGGTTGGATAGCCGGGAAGGTGAATGAGGATGAGAGGGTATTCCATGATGACGCTGCCACGGTAGCCAACAGCCAGGCGGATGATGTGCTGTCGCTGGAGGCGGAGGCGATGGAAAAGGGTGACAGCGAGAGCCCGGAAGCCGCGATCGCCTGGCTTCAGATCCGACCTGGCGCGGAGACACCACGCCAACGCTGGCTGATGCGCCTGCTGATGGCCCGGGTGGCCGAACAGTACGGTCGCAACGACATGGCCTTGCATCTGCTGGGTGAACTGACCGCCAGCGCCCCGCGGCTGACGTTGGTTGACTGGGAGCCTGCCCTGTTGTTTGAAGTGCAGGCCCGTCGCCTGAAGCTGTTACGCATGAAAGCCGGCCGCAGCGCGGCCGAAAAAGCCCTTATGATGCCCGAAATGGACACCTTGCTGGCTGGCCTTATCGCTATCGACCCTGCCCGGGCCATGGTGCTCTGTGGCTAA
- a CDS encoding ImcF-related family protein — MSKVKVKTLIGSVVTVAFFLTVIVGFVFYAFPANVASLTGVGPYDGLRIFAFCAALVAALILLGWLVEKVFDFAGQSGLYFHWGQNKDQVVSPMRQTIASEEDDIEPLFSEEQVTEHLRLRYGRRWQRKVRILLVMGNRDNVQKAAPGLIHDLWQEGDGDVLIYGGDAQSLSDDVFFSKLKRLRSANPLDGIVQVINSLALPDDIACDAFLRCRQKADNLLGWQAPVWLWLTDEAIGLQEGRADVATGVMFGPGAAPGDISATLDALVPRLRSAGIAQLLGDAQHDGFLSLSSRLHGELKERLNVLLGALMQGSAAYRLRGVVFSPELSVAGSVPNTRLDTPTWKAVIDDCDAVRPKKLTFDCIRGLRLALLTLITLWGAGTMVSLAVNRAQIYQAQETARLAADTKQPLTERLRNQLVLQQAIARLQNREASGAPWYTRFWLNQDGDTLTALWPLYARNNALLMRDATTAQFTRQLNAFVQLPPASSARAQGTQRTYGVLKSYLMMARPDKAEAGWLAKNVLMAWPKRHGVPEGSWQELAPKLLGFYAQNLPAHPEWKIKPDAGLIGNVRQILLKQIGQRNAESGLYQDMLKRVASNWPDLTLADMTGDTDASTLFRTEEVVPGMFTRQAWEEQVQDAINEMVITRRDEIDWVLTDKSLQPASDVSPEALKTRLIERYFTDFGNAWLNMINSIQWQEATSLSEAIAQLNLIGDVRQSPLVALMNALGWQGKTGQKGGALADSIVNSAKKLIGSKTKPQQFIEQGQTAKGPLDGLFGPLLGVMEGKDSSGGNGSLSFQSWLARVTQVRLKLQQVTSAPDPQAMSQMLAQTVFQGKATDLTDTRDYGSLLAASLGQEWSGFGQSLFVQPLDLAWRQVLAPAAESLNARWQSTIVDQWHTAFAGRYPFKVTGSDASLPLLAQFLRSDSGRITRFLKTNLGGILHQEGNRWVVDPAASQGMVVHPDFLRAINQLAELSDIVFAQGDAGIHFELMARPSRDVARMRLTLNEQNLDYFNQMESWQNFAWPGNTYYPGASLSWRSVNTGMQLYASNPGNWGFIRLLGHAQITPLDGSRTQLVWAAPDGNPLKFVMRSELGDGPLALLKLQGFTLPESIFSVGKARRQKE, encoded by the coding sequence ATGTCTAAGGTAAAAGTCAAAACGCTCATTGGCTCCGTCGTCACTGTCGCCTTCTTCCTGACAGTCATCGTTGGGTTTGTGTTTTATGCCTTTCCGGCAAATGTTGCTTCGTTAACCGGGGTTGGACCCTATGACGGTCTACGCATTTTCGCATTCTGTGCCGCGCTGGTGGCCGCGCTTATTCTGCTTGGATGGCTGGTCGAAAAGGTCTTCGATTTTGCAGGTCAATCCGGGTTGTACTTTCACTGGGGGCAGAACAAGGATCAGGTTGTCAGCCCGATGAGGCAAACTATTGCCAGTGAAGAAGACGACATTGAACCGTTATTCAGTGAAGAACAGGTGACTGAACATCTGCGTCTACGTTATGGACGCCGCTGGCAGCGTAAGGTGCGGATCCTGCTGGTCATGGGAAACAGAGATAACGTCCAGAAAGCTGCCCCGGGCCTGATTCACGATTTATGGCAGGAAGGCGACGGCGATGTACTGATTTATGGTGGTGATGCTCAGTCACTTTCTGATGATGTTTTCTTTTCGAAACTGAAACGTCTGCGTTCCGCTAACCCACTGGACGGCATCGTTCAAGTCATCAATAGCTTAGCGTTACCGGATGATATCGCGTGCGATGCCTTTTTACGCTGCCGCCAGAAAGCCGATAACCTGCTTGGCTGGCAGGCGCCCGTATGGCTGTGGCTGACCGACGAAGCGATCGGGCTGCAGGAAGGTCGTGCAGATGTCGCCACAGGGGTGATGTTCGGCCCGGGGGCAGCACCGGGGGATATTAGCGCAACGCTCGATGCGCTGGTTCCACGTCTGCGTAGCGCTGGCATCGCTCAGCTACTGGGCGATGCGCAGCATGACGGGTTTCTAAGCCTGTCCTCACGTTTGCATGGCGAATTAAAGGAGAGGTTAAACGTCCTGCTCGGCGCGTTGATGCAGGGTTCAGCGGCATATCGTCTGCGCGGCGTGGTGTTCAGCCCTGAGCTGTCTGTCGCGGGTTCGGTACCCAATACCCGGCTCGATACCCCGACCTGGAAAGCGGTGATCGACGACTGTGATGCGGTGCGGCCTAAAAAACTCACCTTTGACTGTATCAGGGGACTGCGCTTAGCGCTGCTCACGCTGATTACCCTGTGGGGAGCCGGTACCATGGTGTCGCTCGCCGTTAACCGGGCGCAAATTTATCAGGCACAGGAAACGGCCCGTCTTGCCGCTGATACGAAACAGCCACTGACTGAGCGTCTGCGTAACCAGCTGGTGCTTCAGCAGGCCATTGCGCGACTGCAAAACCGCGAGGCCAGCGGTGCCCCCTGGTATACCCGCTTTTGGCTTAATCAGGACGGCGACACGCTGACCGCGCTATGGCCGTTGTATGCCCGCAACAATGCACTGTTAATGCGCGATGCCACCACCGCACAGTTTACCCGGCAGCTCAATGCCTTCGTGCAACTTCCCCCGGCCAGCAGCGCCCGTGCACAGGGCACGCAACGCACTTACGGCGTGCTGAAAAGCTACCTGATGATGGCCCGACCGGATAAAGCGGAGGCCGGATGGCTGGCGAAAAATGTGCTGATGGCCTGGCCCAAACGCCACGGCGTGCCGGAGGGTAGCTGGCAGGAGCTTGCCCCCAAATTATTGGGGTTCTATGCGCAAAACCTTCCGGCACATCCGGAATGGAAAATTAAGCCCGATGCCGGACTGATCGGCAATGTGCGTCAAATCCTGCTCAAGCAGATTGGACAGCGTAACGCTGAATCCGGGCTGTATCAGGACATGTTGAAGCGCGTTGCCAGCAACTGGCCCGACCTGACGCTGGCTGATATGACCGGCGACACTGATGCTTCCACGCTATTCCGTACCGAAGAGGTGGTGCCGGGGATGTTCACCCGTCAGGCCTGGGAAGAGCAGGTTCAGGATGCGATCAATGAAATGGTGATAACCCGCCGTGATGAAATCGACTGGGTGCTGACAGACAAATCCCTCCAGCCGGCCAGCGATGTGTCACCGGAAGCGCTGAAAACCCGTCTGATCGAACGCTATTTCACCGACTTCGGTAACGCCTGGCTGAATATGATCAACAGTATTCAGTGGCAGGAGGCCACCTCGCTTTCGGAGGCTATTGCCCAGCTCAACCTGATAGGTGATGTTCGCCAGTCACCGCTGGTGGCATTAATGAACGCGCTCGGCTGGCAGGGTAAAACAGGGCAGAAAGGCGGGGCATTGGCGGATTCGATCGTGAATTCAGCGAAAAAGCTGATCGGCAGCAAAACAAAACCGCAACAGTTTATTGAGCAGGGCCAAACGGCCAAAGGCCCGCTGGATGGCCTGTTTGGCCCGTTATTGGGGGTGATGGAAGGCAAAGACAGCAGCGGCGGCAACGGCAGCCTGAGCTTCCAGTCATGGCTTGCCCGCGTCACGCAGGTGCGTCTTAAGCTTCAGCAGGTGACCAGTGCGCCAGACCCACAGGCAATGTCGCAAATGCTGGCTCAGACCGTGTTCCAGGGTAAAGCCACCGACCTGACCGATACGCGTGATTACGGCAGCCTGCTGGCCGCCAGCCTTGGGCAGGAGTGGAGTGGCTTCGGGCAGTCGTTATTTGTGCAGCCCCTGGACCTGGCGTGGCGGCAGGTGCTGGCCCCGGCGGCGGAAAGCCTCAACGCCCGCTGGCAGAGCACGATCGTGGATCAATGGCACACAGCTTTTGCCGGTCGCTATCCGTTCAAGGTCACCGGCAGCGATGCCTCTCTGCCTCTGCTGGCACAATTTCTGCGCAGTGACTCGGGCCGGATCACCAGGTTCCTGAAAACTAACCTTGGCGGCATCCTGCATCAGGAGGGTAATCGTTGGGTAGTGGATCCCGCCGCAAGCCAGGGGATGGTGGTGCACCCTGATTTTCTCCGGGCGATAAACCAGCTGGCAGAGTTATCAGATATCGTTTTTGCCCAGGGGGATGCCGGGATCCACTTTGAGCTGATGGCGCGCCCTTCGCGAGATGTCGCGCGTATGCGGCTCACCCTTAATGAGCAGAATCTGGATTACTTCAACCAGATGGAAAGCTGGCAAAACTTCGCCTGGCCGGGGAATACGTATTACCCGGGGGCCAGCCTAAGCTGGCGCAGCGTGAATACGGGTATGCAGCTCTACGCCAGTAACCCGGGCAACTGGGGATTTATTCGTTTACTGGGCCATGCGCAAATCACGCCATTGGATGGCAGTCGAACACAATTGGTGTGGGCAGCCCCAGATGGCAATCCACTGAAATTTGTTATGCGCAGTGAACTGGGGGACGGTCCGTTGGCATTGCTGAAACTTCAGGGGTTTACGTTACCAGAGTCCATTTTCAGCGTGGGTAAGGCCAGGAGGCAGAAAGAATGA
- a CDS encoding PAAR domain-containing protein, protein MLMIIRKGNTTTHGGSVITASDTMKFGGISIARKGDEVSCLLEGHGPTTIIEGNRNPDYHDCVIPVAFHGHQCGGGCTWVSSTVAVRVG, encoded by the coding sequence ATGCTTATGATTATCCGTAAAGGTAATACAACCACTCACGGCGGTTCGGTGATAACCGCATCCGACACTATGAAATTCGGCGGTATCAGTATTGCCCGTAAAGGCGACGAAGTTTCTTGTCTGCTTGAAGGCCATGGCCCCACTACCATCATTGAAGGAAACCGAAATCCGGATTATCACGATTGTGTTATTCCTGTGGCGTTTCACGGCCATCAATGCGGTGGTGGCTGCACATGGGTCAGCTCAACTGTCGCGGTAAGGGTTGGCTGA
- a CDS encoding type VI secretion system Vgr family protein yields MSNSVINLTGQKTQQLPGQSRYRMDVHNCPHCLDVLSFRAEESFSRPWHYAVSLTCQTPDLNCDTLLLKPASFTCQTPLFSGAPAAPVRTVFGVVSAFRRLSTSEDETRYALTLVPRIALLAHTKGSEVFLNQSVIEVVEQVLRKHGLEGPDFEFRLSREYPARELITQWRETDLEFVQRLLAEVGIFWRFEMDGRLEQDVVIFQDSQEQYQFGVTLPLRNPAGMSDSGQESIWGIHTAYNVVSGRVTTRDYNYREALTPQDSSESISGKEGITTGEVCHYAEPFLTAGDTDNTETGAYFARLRHERILNGQSTVSGRSSSPFLAPGQVLEADTRLPDAVKDGIVITTVRSSGSRKSSFTLTFEGIPYSETVCYRPALINRPVISGSLPARVESAQKGDIYAWLDEQGRYRVRMDFDRNSTEQGYAYLWLRMAKPYAGDTYGWHAPLLDGTEVSVVFDSGDPDRPYIACAQHDSEHPDHVTSDNPTRNIWRTPANNKLRMEDKRQEEHIKLATEYGKTQLNLGHLVNAQREQRGAGFELRTDEFGVVRAGKGLFLTADEQLKAQGPVLEMKQAINQINQANSQMQSLNSAAEAAGALVSDISTQISLVTERLKNLQSAVLLASAPQGVALTSGEHLQLTSTRNTMINAGQHLDIGAMKNLSISVEKALGLFVHKDGAKLIANQGDVEIQARHNTMALFARQQITVTSSDDEIVISTPKTLTLNGGGSYLKLSQNGIEHGSCGDYLIKAAHYQVLVGGASLDTERPVFDKTSLELLPPVTDDDMSR; encoded by the coding sequence ATGAGTAATAGTGTAATTAATCTGACTGGACAAAAAACACAGCAACTTCCCGGCCAGTCCCGATACCGTATGGATGTACATAACTGCCCGCATTGTTTGGATGTGTTGAGTTTTCGGGCAGAAGAATCATTCAGCCGGCCCTGGCACTACGCGGTGTCACTCACTTGCCAAACGCCGGATCTCAACTGCGACACGCTGCTGCTGAAACCCGCCTCATTTACCTGTCAGACGCCGTTGTTTAGCGGTGCGCCTGCCGCGCCGGTGCGTACCGTTTTTGGCGTGGTGAGCGCGTTTCGCCGCTTATCCACCTCTGAAGATGAAACCCGATATGCATTGACGCTGGTGCCGCGGATTGCCCTGTTAGCGCACACGAAAGGCAGTGAAGTTTTTCTCAACCAGTCCGTTATCGAAGTGGTGGAGCAGGTATTGCGCAAGCATGGTCTGGAGGGGCCTGACTTTGAGTTCCGCCTGTCGCGTGAGTACCCAGCCCGCGAGCTTATTACCCAGTGGCGGGAAACCGATCTTGAATTTGTGCAGCGCCTGCTGGCAGAGGTGGGGATTTTCTGGCGCTTTGAAATGGACGGCCGACTTGAACAGGACGTGGTGATATTCCAGGATAGCCAGGAGCAGTATCAGTTCGGCGTGACCCTGCCGCTGCGCAACCCTGCCGGGATGAGCGACAGCGGCCAGGAAAGCATCTGGGGCATCCACACCGCTTACAACGTGGTGAGTGGCCGTGTCACCACCCGTGATTACAACTACCGCGAGGCGCTTACGCCGCAGGACAGCTCGGAAAGCATCAGCGGTAAAGAAGGCATCACTACCGGTGAGGTTTGTCATTACGCGGAGCCATTCCTCACTGCCGGCGATACTGATAACACGGAAACAGGGGCTTATTTTGCCCGACTGCGACACGAACGTATTCTGAACGGGCAATCTACCGTCAGCGGCCGTTCCTCCAGCCCCTTTCTGGCCCCCGGACAGGTGTTGGAAGCCGATACCCGTCTGCCTGATGCCGTAAAAGACGGCATTGTTATCACCACTGTACGCAGCAGTGGTTCACGTAAAAGCAGCTTCACGCTCACGTTTGAAGGTATTCCGTACAGCGAAACCGTCTGCTACCGCCCGGCGCTCATCAATCGCCCGGTCATTTCCGGTTCCCTGCCGGCCCGTGTGGAAAGCGCCCAAAAAGGCGATATCTACGCCTGGCTGGACGAGCAGGGGCGCTACCGCGTGAGGATGGACTTCGACCGCAACAGCACCGAACAAGGTTATGCATATCTGTGGCTGCGGATGGCAAAGCCGTATGCCGGCGATACCTACGGCTGGCATGCGCCGCTTCTCGACGGCACGGAAGTGTCCGTGGTGTTTGACAGCGGCGACCCGGATCGCCCGTATATCGCCTGTGCCCAGCACGATTCCGAACATCCCGACCACGTCACCAGCGATAACCCTACGCGCAACATCTGGCGCACACCGGCAAATAACAAGCTACGCATGGAGGATAAGCGCCAGGAAGAGCATATCAAGCTCGCCACGGAATACGGCAAGACCCAGCTCAACCTGGGCCACCTGGTCAACGCACAGCGTGAACAACGTGGGGCGGGTTTTGAATTACGCACTGACGAATTCGGCGTGGTTCGTGCAGGAAAAGGCCTGTTCCTGACGGCGGATGAACAGCTGAAAGCACAGGGGCCGGTGCTGGAAATGAAACAGGCTATAAACCAGATTAATCAGGCCAACAGCCAGATGCAGTCACTGAACAGTGCCGCAGAAGCCGCAGGGGCGCTGGTATCAGACATCAGCACCCAGATAAGCCTGGTGACAGAACGGCTTAAAAACCTTCAGTCCGCCGTTCTGCTGGCCAGTGCACCGCAGGGCGTGGCGCTGACCTCAGGTGAGCACCTACAGCTCACCAGCACCCGTAACACCATGATTAACGCGGGCCAGCACCTTGACATCGGGGCAATGAAAAACCTGTCCATCTCGGTTGAAAAAGCGCTGGGGCTGTTCGTGCATAAAGACGGCGCTAAGCTGATCGCCAATCAGGGAGATGTGGAAATTCAGGCCCGGCACAACACCATGGCGCTCTTCGCCAGGCAGCAAATAACGGTCACCAGCAGCGATGACGAAATTGTTATCAGCACGCCGAAAACGCTGACGCTGAACGGCGGCGGTTCGTACCTTAAGTTGAGTCAGAATGGGATCGAACATGGATCTTGCGGTGATTATCTGATCAAAGCCGCCCACTACCAAGTGCTTGTGGGGGGAGCTTCATTGGATACCGAAAGGCCGGTTTTTGACAAGACTTCTCTTGAGCTTTTGCCCCCTGTAACCGATGACGATATGTCACGCTAA